A genomic stretch from Pagrus major chromosome 3, Pma_NU_1.0 includes:
- the stmn2b gene encoding stathmin-2b isoform X2 gives MAKTAIAYKEKMKEISVLSLICSCLYPETRKNIMGDFEDMDIKPINKRASGQAFEVILKPTSPVSDAAHCVTNPPKRDLSLEDIQKKLEAAEDRRRSHEAQVLRALAEKRDHERDVLMKAMEENSNFSRMAEEKLQLKMEQNEENRMAYIAAMMERLQERERHAQEVRRNKELREEVTA, from the exons CTTACAaagagaagatgaaggagaTCTCAGTTCTCTCGCTCATCTGCTCTTGTCTGTACCCCGAGACTCGCAAAAACATCATGGGGGACTTTGAAG acatgGACATCAAGCCCATTAACAAGCGAGCCTCAGGCCAGGCCTTTGAGGTCATCCTGAAGCCGACCTCCCCTGTGTCTGATGCTGCCCACTGCGTCACCAACCCCCCAAAGAGGGACCTTTCCCTGGAGGACATCCAGAAGAAACTGGAGGCAGCTGAGGACCGGAGGAGA TCCCACGAGGCACAGGTACTTCGGGCCCTGGCTGAGAAGCGGGACCACGAGCGCGACGTGCTAATGAAGGCCATGGAGGAGAACAGCAACTTCAGCCGCATGGCCGAGGAGAAGCTCCAGCTGAAGATGGAGCAAAACGAGGAGAACCGGATGGCTTACATAGCCGCCATGATGGAGCGCCTgcaggagagg GAGAGGCATGCTCAGGAGGTGCGCAGGAACAAGGAGTTGAGAGAAGAAGTGACAGCGTGA